In one window of Skermanella rosea DNA:
- the tuf gene encoding elongation factor Tu, giving the protein MAKAKFERTKPHCNIGTIGHVDHGKTSLTAAITKVLAETGGATFTAYDQIDKAPEEKARGITISTAHVEYETANRHYAHVDCPGHADYVKNMITGAAQMDGAILVVSAADGPMPQTREHILLARQVGVPAIVVFLNKVDMVDDPELLELVELEVRELLSSYDFPGDDIPIVHGSALMALEDKSPEIGKEAVLKLMAAVDEYIPQPERPVDRPFLMPIEDVFSISGRGTVVTGRVERGIVKVGEEIEIVGLKNTVKTTVTGVEMFRKLLDQGQAGDNIGALLRGTKREDVERGQVLAKPGSITPHTVFKAEAYILTKEEGGRHTPFFTNYRPQFYFRTTDVTGMVALPEGTEMVMPGDNVAMTVTLIAPIAMDEGLRFAIREGGRTVGAGVVASIIK; this is encoded by the coding sequence ATGGCGAAGGCGAAATTTGAGCGGACCAAGCCGCACTGCAACATCGGCACGATCGGTCACGTCGACCACGGCAAGACCTCGTTGACGGCGGCGATCACCAAGGTTCTGGCCGAGACGGGCGGTGCGACGTTCACCGCGTACGACCAGATCGACAAGGCGCCGGAGGAGAAGGCCCGCGGCATCACGATCTCGACGGCGCACGTCGAGTACGAGACGGCCAACCGCCACTATGCCCACGTCGACTGCCCGGGCCACGCCGACTACGTGAAGAACATGATCACGGGTGCCGCGCAGATGGACGGCGCGATCCTGGTGGTGTCGGCGGCCGACGGCCCGATGCCGCAGACCCGCGAGCACATCCTGCTGGCCCGCCAGGTCGGCGTCCCGGCGATCGTGGTGTTCCTGAACAAGGTCGACATGGTCGACGACCCCGAGCTGCTGGAGCTGGTCGAGCTGGAAGTGCGCGAGCTGCTGAGCAGCTACGACTTCCCCGGCGACGACATTCCGATCGTCCACGGCTCGGCGCTGATGGCGCTGGAGGACAAGAGCCCGGAGATCGGCAAGGAAGCCGTGCTGAAGCTGATGGCGGCGGTGGACGAGTACATCCCGCAGCCGGAGCGTCCGGTCGACCGTCCGTTCCTGATGCCGATCGAGGACGTGTTCTCGATCTCGGGCCGCGGCACCGTGGTGACCGGCCGCGTCGAGCGCGGCATCGTCAAGGTCGGCGAGGAGATCGAGATCGTCGGCCTGAAGAACACGGTCAAGACCACCGTGACCGGCGTCGAGATGTTCCGCAAGCTGCTCGACCAGGGCCAGGCGGGCGACAACATCGGGGCGCTGCTGCGCGGCACCAAGCGCGAGGACGTCGAGCGCGGCCAGGTGCTGGCCAAGCCCGGCTCGATCACGCCGCACACCGTGTTCAAGGCCGAGGCCTACATCCTGACCAAGGAAGAGGGCGGCCGGCACACGCCGTTCTTCACCAACTACCGTCCGCAGTTCTACTTCCGGACCACCGACGTGACCGGCATGGTGGCCCTGCCGGAAGGCACCGAGATGGTCATGCCCGGCGACAACGTCGCCATGACCGTCACCCTGATCGCCCCGATCGCCATGGACGAAGGCCTGCGCTTCGCCATCCGCGAGGGCGGCCGCACCGTCGGCGCCGGCGTCGTCGCCAGCATCATCAAGTAA
- the rplV gene encoding 50S ribosomal protein L22: MGKAANAPRIAENEAMAFGKMIRSSARKLNLVAELIRGKSAQAAVADLTFSKRRVADEVKKVLQSAIANAENNHQLDVDRLYVAQATVGRALVMKRFHARARGRGARIEKPFSNLTVIVREREEAVEAE; the protein is encoded by the coding sequence ATGGGCAAGGCAGCGAATGCGCCTCGCATCGCCGAGAACGAGGCGATGGCGTTCGGCAAGATGATCCGTTCCTCGGCCCGCAAGCTCAACCTCGTCGCCGAGCTGATCCGCGGCAAGAGCGCGCAGGCGGCCGTGGCCGACCTGACCTTCTCCAAGCGGCGGGTCGCCGACGAGGTCAAGAAGGTCCTGCAGTCGGCGATCGCCAACGCGGAGAACAACCACCAGCTCGACGTGGACCGCCTCTACGTGGCCCAGGCCACCGTCGGCCGCGCGCTGGTGATGAAGCGGTTCCACGCCCGGGCCCGCGGTCGCGGCGCCCGGATCGAGAAGCCGTTCAGCAATCTGACCGTGATCGTGCGCGAGCGCGAAGAAGCGGTGGAGGCCGAGTAA
- the rpsG gene encoding 30S ribosomal protein S7, which yields MSRRRRAEKREVLPDAKYGDRVLTKFMNCLMLDGKKSVAEAIVYGALERVEGRAKADPVQVFHDALGNVKPHLEVRSRRVGGATYQVPVEVRSDRAQALAIRWLINSARARSENTMTERLSGELLDAANQRGSAVKKREDTHRMAEANKAFSHYRW from the coding sequence ATGTCTCGTCGTCGTCGCGCGGAGAAGCGCGAGGTTCTGCCGGATGCCAAGTATGGCGACCGCGTCCTCACCAAGTTCATGAACTGCCTGATGCTGGACGGCAAGAAGTCGGTCGCGGAAGCGATCGTCTACGGCGCGCTGGAGCGCGTCGAAGGCCGCGCCAAGGCCGACCCGGTCCAGGTCTTCCACGATGCCCTGGGCAACGTGAAGCCGCACCTGGAAGTCCGGTCGCGCCGCGTCGGCGGTGCCACCTACCAGGTTCCGGTCGAGGTCCGTTCGGACCGCGCCCAGGCCCTGGCCATCCGCTGGCTGATCAACAGCGCTCGCGCCCGGTCCGAGAACACCATGACCGAGCGCCTGTCGGGCGAGCTGCTCGACGCCGCCAACCAGCGTGGTTCGGCGGTCAAGAAGCGCGAAGATACCCACCGCATGGCGGAGGCCAACAAGGCCTTCTCGCACTACCGTTGGTAA
- the rplB gene encoding 50S ribosomal protein L2, whose protein sequence is MALKNFRPITPSLRQLVLVDRSELWKGKPVKSLTEGLTKSGGRNNTGRITARRIGGGHKRRYRLVDFKRRKFDQPAVVERLEYDPNRTAFIALVRYEDGELAYILAPQRLKVGDSIVSGERVDVKPGNAMPLKNIPVGTIVHNVELKAGKGGQLARSAGTYVQLVGRDQGYAQLKLASGELRIVRGECLATIGAVSNPDQSNINLGKAGRNRWLGKRPAVRGVAMNPIDHPHGGGEGRTSGGRHPVTPWGKPTKGKKTRNNKKTDGQILRRRHAK, encoded by the coding sequence ATGGCACTCAAGAACTTCCGGCCCATCACGCCGTCGCTCCGCCAGCTCGTGCTGGTGGACCGTTCGGAGCTGTGGAAGGGCAAGCCGGTCAAGTCCCTCACCGAGGGCCTGACCAAGAGCGGCGGCCGCAACAACACCGGCCGCATCACCGCGCGTCGGATTGGCGGCGGCCACAAGCGCCGCTACCGCCTGGTCGACTTCAAGCGGCGCAAGTTCGATCAGCCGGCCGTCGTCGAGCGGCTGGAGTATGATCCGAACCGCACCGCGTTCATCGCGCTGGTCCGCTACGAGGACGGCGAGCTGGCCTACATCCTGGCGCCGCAGCGTCTGAAGGTGGGTGACAGCATCGTCTCCGGCGAGCGCGTGGACGTGAAGCCGGGCAACGCGATGCCGTTGAAGAACATCCCGGTGGGCACGATCGTCCACAATGTGGAGCTGAAGGCGGGCAAGGGCGGCCAGCTGGCCCGTTCGGCCGGCACCTACGTCCAGCTCGTCGGCCGCGACCAGGGCTACGCCCAGCTGAAGCTGGCGTCGGGCGAGCTGCGCATCGTGCGCGGCGAATGCCTCGCCACGATCGGCGCGGTGTCCAACCCGGACCAGTCCAACATCAACCTGGGCAAGGCCGGCCGCAATCGCTGGCTGGGCAAGCGCCCGGCGGTCCGTGGCGTCGCCATGAACCCGATCGACCACCCGCACGGCGGTGGCGAAGGCCGGACCTCCGGCGGTCGCCATCCGGTGACCCCGTGGGGCAAGCCGACCAAGGGCAAGAAGACGCGGAACAACAAGAAGACGGACGGCCAGATCCTGCGCCGCCGTCATGCGAAGTAA
- the rpmC gene encoding 50S ribosomal protein L29: MTKPTDLRAKTADELNDQLLTLKKEQFNLRFRRASGQLENTARVGQVRRDIARIKTILGERVRSSAS, encoded by the coding sequence ATGACGAAGCCGACCGATCTGCGCGCCAAGACCGCCGACGAGTTGAACGACCAGCTCCTGACCCTGAAGAAGGAGCAGTTCAACCTGCGCTTCCGCCGGGCCTCGGGCCAGCTCGAGAACACCGCGCGCGTCGGCCAGGTGCGCCGCGACATCGCGCGCATCAAGACCATTCTGGGCGAGCGCGTGCGCTCGTCCGCGTCGTAG
- the rpsC gene encoding 30S ribosomal protein S3, translating into MGQKINPVGLRLGINRTWDSRWYADRDYADLLHSDLKLRSFLQGRLQQAGVSRVVIERPAKKARVTIHSARPGVVIGKKGADIEKLRGELAKMTGSDVNLNIVEIRKPEIDAKLIAENISNQLERRVAFRRAMKRAVQSAMRLGAQGIRINCSGRLGGAEIARMEWYREGRVPLHTLRADVDYGVATAKTTYGTCGVKVWVFKGEILAHDPMAQDKRASEQQAGPSGRPERGERGDHHRGDRGDRGDRGDR; encoded by the coding sequence ATGGGTCAGAAGATCAATCCCGTCGGGCTCAGGCTCGGCATCAACCGCACTTGGGATAGCCGCTGGTATGCGGATCGGGACTACGCCGACCTGTTGCATAGCGACCTGAAGCTGCGTAGTTTCCTCCAGGGCCGGCTTCAGCAGGCCGGGGTGTCCCGCGTGGTGATCGAGCGGCCTGCGAAAAAGGCCCGCGTGACCATCCATTCGGCGCGCCCGGGGGTTGTTATCGGCAAGAAGGGTGCCGATATCGAGAAGCTTCGCGGCGAGCTGGCGAAGATGACCGGTTCGGACGTCAACTTGAACATCGTCGAGATCCGCAAGCCGGAGATCGACGCCAAGCTGATCGCCGAAAACATCTCCAACCAGCTGGAGCGCCGCGTGGCTTTCCGCCGCGCCATGAAGCGTGCCGTGCAGTCCGCGATGCGCCTGGGAGCCCAGGGCATCCGGATCAACTGCTCCGGCCGCCTCGGCGGTGCGGAGATCGCGCGCATGGAGTGGTATCGCGAAGGTCGCGTGCCGCTGCACACGTTGCGTGCCGATGTGGACTACGGTGTCGCCACCGCGAAGACCACGTACGGTACCTGCGGCGTGAAGGTCTGGGTGTTCAAGGGCGAAATCCTTGCGCACGATCCGATGGCGCAGGACAAGCGCGCCAGTGAACAACAGGCCGGTCCCAGCGGACGGCCCGAACGCGGCGAACGCGGCGACCACCACCGGGGTGATCGCGGCGATCGTGGCGATCGCGGCGACCGCTGA
- the fusA gene encoding elongation factor G: MSRSTQLDRYRNIGIMAHIDAGRTTTTERILYYTGRSGKPAETTAASGADAAWAGEDEERGITITSAATTCFWNGHRINIIDTPSHVDLPVEVERTLRVIDGALAVFDAAVGIEPQSEAAWRRADQHRVPRLCFVNKMDRPGADFFRTIGMLADRVGATPLLLQLPIGGGDGFRGVVDLLGERALVWQDDGLGASFQETGIPADLEAQVAEYRAKLVEAAVQVDTEAAEAFLAGTVPDVAALKALIRRGTCAAEFVPVLCGSAFRNKGIQPVLDAIVDYLPSPADIGGIRGTEGEGRDEAVRPADDAAPFSALVFKVMSDPVAGSLAFARVYSGTQAVGGTVLNPLKGEREKIGRMLQMQATAREDVKQAIAGDIIAFAGLKHTATGDTLCDPSHPIVLERTEFPEPLIEVTVEPRTGADAEKMAAALRRMAQEDPSFAVAADKEPGRTVLRGAGELQLEILADRLKREFKVDAKVGGPRVAYRETVSQRAEVDHTHRKQVGGASQFARVRLAVEPAASASGVRFESRVAFAVLPKEFVQAVEKGVEAAGNAGVVAGFPVTDVAVSLLDGARHDIDSSALAFELAGAAAFRDALGKAGPVLLEPVMSVDIVTPADFAGGVIGDLRSRRGRIEQVDQRGDAAAVTALVPLANLFGYANILRSISQGRAHHTMQFDHYEPVPQAIADEVRARVA, encoded by the coding sequence ATGTCACGCTCCACGCAGCTCGACCGGTATCGCAACATCGGCATCATGGCTCACATCGATGCCGGTCGGACGACGACCACCGAGCGGATCCTCTACTACACCGGCCGGTCCGGGAAGCCCGCGGAAACCACCGCGGCTTCCGGCGCCGATGCCGCGTGGGCGGGTGAGGACGAGGAGCGGGGCATCACGATCACGTCGGCGGCGACCACCTGCTTCTGGAACGGCCACCGCATCAACATCATCGACACGCCGAGCCATGTCGACCTTCCGGTCGAGGTGGAGCGGACGCTGAGGGTGATCGACGGCGCGCTGGCGGTGTTCGACGCCGCGGTCGGGATCGAGCCGCAGTCCGAGGCAGCCTGGCGGCGAGCGGACCAGCACCGCGTGCCGAGGCTGTGCTTCGTCAACAAGATGGACCGGCCGGGCGCGGACTTCTTCCGCACCATCGGCATGCTGGCCGATCGGGTCGGCGCGACCCCGCTGCTCCTGCAGCTGCCCATCGGCGGCGGCGACGGCTTCAGGGGCGTCGTCGACCTGCTGGGCGAGCGCGCGCTGGTGTGGCAGGACGACGGGCTGGGCGCCTCGTTCCAGGAGACCGGGATCCCGGCCGACCTGGAAGCGCAGGTCGCCGAGTACCGCGCCAAGCTGGTCGAGGCCGCGGTCCAGGTCGATACCGAGGCGGCCGAGGCGTTCCTGGCCGGGACCGTCCCGGACGTGGCGGCGCTGAAGGCGCTGATCCGCCGGGGCACCTGCGCGGCGGAGTTCGTGCCGGTGCTGTGCGGCTCGGCCTTCCGCAACAAGGGTATCCAGCCGGTCCTGGATGCTATCGTCGATTACCTGCCGTCCCCGGCGGACATCGGCGGCATCCGGGGCACGGAAGGCGAGGGGCGCGACGAGGCGGTCCGTCCGGCGGACGACGCCGCGCCGTTCTCCGCCCTGGTCTTCAAGGTCATGTCGGACCCGGTCGCGGGCTCTCTGGCCTTCGCCCGTGTCTATTCCGGCACCCAGGCGGTAGGCGGGACGGTACTGAACCCGCTGAAGGGCGAGCGGGAGAAGATCGGCCGGATGCTGCAGATGCAGGCCACCGCGCGCGAGGATGTGAAGCAGGCCATCGCCGGCGACATCATCGCCTTCGCCGGCCTGAAGCATACCGCCACGGGCGATACGCTGTGCGACCCGTCGCACCCGATCGTGCTGGAGCGGACCGAGTTTCCCGAGCCCCTGATCGAGGTCACCGTGGAGCCTCGGACCGGGGCGGACGCGGAGAAGATGGCCGCCGCCCTGCGGCGCATGGCGCAGGAGGATCCCTCCTTCGCCGTCGCCGCGGACAAGGAGCCGGGCCGGACCGTCCTCCGGGGCGCCGGCGAGCTCCAATTGGAGATCCTGGCCGACCGCCTGAAGCGCGAATTCAAGGTCGATGCCAAGGTGGGCGGCCCACGGGTGGCCTACCGCGAGACCGTCTCGCAGCGGGCCGAGGTGGACCATACCCACCGCAAGCAGGTCGGGGGCGCCAGCCAGTTCGCCCGCGTGCGGCTGGCGGTCGAGCCGGCCGCTTCGGCGAGCGGCGTCCGTTTCGAGAGCAGGGTGGCTTTCGCCGTCCTGCCGAAGGAATTCGTCCAGGCCGTCGAGAAGGGCGTCGAGGCGGCCGGGAACGCGGGAGTCGTCGCCGGCTTCCCGGTGACCGACGTGGCGGTAAGCCTGCTGGACGGTGCGCGCCATGACATCGACAGCTCCGCGCTGGCGTTCGAACTGGCCGGCGCCGCGGCGTTCCGCGACGCGCTGGGCAAGGCGGGGCCGGTGCTGCTGGAACCGGTCATGAGCGTCGACATCGTCACTCCGGCGGATTTCGCCGGCGGCGTGATCGGCGACCTGAGAAGCCGTCGCGGACGGATCGAGCAGGTGGACCAGCGCGGGGACGCGGCGGCGGTGACCGCCCTGGTTCCGCTTGCAAACCTGTTCGGATACGCCAATATCCTGCGGTCCATCAGCCAGGGCCGCGCGCATCATACGATGCAATTCGACCACTACGAACCGGTGCCGCAGGCCATCGCCGATGAGGTCCGCGCCAGGGTGGCGTAA
- the rpsS gene encoding 30S ribosomal protein S19: MARSVWKGPFIDGYLLKKADKARASGRNEIIKIWSRRSTILPQFVGLTFGVHNGQKFLPVLVTENMIGHKFGEFSPTRTYYGHAADKKSKRK; this comes from the coding sequence GTGGCGCGCAGCGTCTGGAAGGGGCCGTTCATCGACGGCTACCTGCTGAAGAAAGCCGATAAGGCGCGGGCAAGCGGGCGTAACGAGATCATCAAGATCTGGTCGCGTCGCTCCACCATCCTGCCCCAGTTCGTCGGTTTGACCTTCGGCGTTCACAATGGTCAGAAGTTCCTGCCCGTCCTGGTGACCGAGAACATGATCGGCCACAAGTTCGGCGAGTTCTCTCCGACCCGGACCTATTACGGCCACGCGGCCGATAAGAAGTCGAAGAGGAAGTAG
- a CDS encoding 50S ribosomal protein L23, whose protein sequence is MSKPSVSQERMYDLITAPVITEKSTMGSEHRQVTFKVPMDATKPEIKAAVEGLFKVKVTAVNTLITKGKTKRFKGILGRRSDFKKAVVTLAEGHTIDVTTGV, encoded by the coding sequence ATCTCGAAACCTTCGGTGAGCCAGGAGCGGATGTACGATCTGATCACCGCCCCCGTCATCACCGAGAAGTCGACGATGGGTTCCGAACACCGTCAGGTCACGTTCAAGGTTCCGATGGACGCGACCAAGCCGGAGATCAAGGCTGCGGTGGAAGGGCTGTTCAAGGTCAAGGTGACGGCGGTCAACACGCTGATCACCAAGGGCAAGACCAAGCGCTTCAAGGGTATCTTGGGCCGTCGTTCGGACTTCAAGAAAGCGGTCGTGACCCTGGCCGAAGGCCACACGATCGACGTTACCACTGGCGTCTAA
- the rpsL gene encoding 30S ribosomal protein S12, which translates to MPTISQLIRKPRQPLAARNKVPALEECPQKRGVCTRVYTTTPKKPNSALRKVARVRLTNGFEVTSYIPGEGHNLQEHSVVMIRGGRVKDLPGVRYHIIRGSLDTQGVKDRRQRRSKYGAKRPK; encoded by the coding sequence ATGCCGACGATCAGTCAGTTGATCCGTAAGCCGCGCCAGCCTCTGGCGGCGCGCAACAAGGTGCCGGCACTGGAAGAGTGCCCGCAGAAGCGTGGTGTCTGCACCCGCGTGTACACGACCACCCCGAAGAAGCCGAACTCGGCGCTTCGTAAGGTCGCCCGCGTGCGCCTCACCAACGGCTTCGAAGTTACCAGCTACATCCCGGGTGAAGGCCACAATCTTCAGGAACACTCGGTGGTGATGATCCGCGGCGGCCGCGTGAAGGACCTTCCCGGTGTCCGTTATCACATCATCCGCGGTTCGCTCGATACCCAGGGCGTGAAGGACCGTCGGCAGCGCCGGTCGAAGTACGGCGCGAAGCGTCCGAAGTAA
- a CDS encoding response regulator, with protein MASKLRLLIAEDDELVVMGLTMVIEQLGHQVCATAQTAGQAVDLAESSGPDLALVDVALADGTDGLAATREISGRLGVPVIVCSAHASPADAYAAGARHFLMKPFGIEALTEAMRSVHRSGDTGVVFAA; from the coding sequence ATGGCGAGCAAATTGCGACTTCTCATTGCAGAGGACGATGAACTCGTCGTCATGGGGTTGACAATGGTGATCGAGCAGCTGGGCCATCAGGTCTGTGCGACTGCGCAGACCGCCGGACAGGCCGTCGATCTGGCCGAGTCGAGCGGCCCGGACCTGGCCCTGGTCGACGTGGCGCTGGCGGACGGAACGGATGGGCTCGCGGCGACCCGGGAGATCTCCGGCCGGCTGGGAGTTCCCGTCATCGTCTGCAGCGCCCATGCGAGCCCCGCCGACGCCTATGCCGCGGGCGCGCGGCATTTCCTGATGAAACCCTTCGGGATCGAGGCCCTGACGGAGGCCATGCGGTCCGTTCACCGGTCCGGCGACACCGGGGTCGTGTTCGCCGCCTGA
- the rplC gene encoding 50S ribosomal protein L3, translating into MRSGLIAQKLGMTRVFTDEGEHVPVTVLKVDNCQVVAVRTEETDGYTAVQLGAGTAKVKNVTKPQRGHFAKAKVEPKRKVVEFRVDADALIEVGAEISAAHFIPGQLVDVTGTTIGKGFAGGMKRWNFGGLRATHGVSVSHRSHGSTGNRQDPGRTFKNKKMAGHLGSERVTTQNLKIVQVDEDRGLILVKGAVPGSEGGWVLVRDAVKRKAPEGLPFPAALRVRTDGAAAAPAPEAPAAETGAEPTE; encoded by the coding sequence ATGCGATCCGGTTTGATCGCGCAGAAACTCGGCATGACCCGCGTCTTCACGGACGAGGGCGAACATGTGCCGGTCACTGTGCTGAAGGTCGACAACTGCCAGGTTGTCGCCGTGCGCACCGAGGAGACCGACGGCTACACCGCCGTCCAGCTCGGCGCCGGTACCGCCAAGGTCAAGAACGTCACGAAGCCCCAGCGCGGCCACTTCGCCAAGGCGAAGGTGGAGCCCAAGCGCAAGGTGGTGGAGTTCCGCGTGGATGCCGACGCCCTGATCGAGGTCGGCGCCGAGATTTCGGCTGCCCACTTCATCCCGGGCCAGCTCGTGGACGTCACCGGGACGACGATCGGCAAGGGCTTCGCCGGCGGCATGAAGCGGTGGAACTTCGGCGGTCTGCGCGCGACCCACGGCGTGTCGGTGTCGCACCGTTCGCATGGTTCGACCGGTAACCGCCAGGACCCCGGCCGCACCTTCAAGAACAAGAAGATGGCCGGTCACCTCGGCTCCGAGCGCGTGACCACCCAGAACCTGAAGATCGTCCAGGTCGACGAAGACCGCGGCCTGATCCTGGTCAAGGGCGCCGTCCCGGGTTCCGAGGGCGGCTGGGTGCTCGTCCGCGATGCCGTCAAGCGCAAGGCTCCGGAAGGCCTGCCGTTCCCGGCCGCCCTTCGCGTCCGGACCGATGGCGCCGCCGCCGCTCCCGCACCCGAGGCCCCTGCCGCCGAGACCGGCGCCGAGCCGACGGAGTGA
- the rplP gene encoding 50S ribosomal protein L16 yields the protein MLSPKRTKYRKAHKGRIHGTAKGGTQLNFGAYGLKAIEPARITARQIEAARRAITRHMKRQGRVWIRIFPDVPVSTKPAEVRMGSGKGSPEFWAARVHPGRIMFELDGVPGDLAKRAFELAAAKLPIKTRFITRLGEELDQ from the coding sequence ATGCTAAGTCCTAAGCGTACGAAGTACCGCAAGGCACACAAGGGCCGCATCCACGGCACCGCCAAGGGCGGGACTCAGCTCAACTTCGGCGCCTATGGCCTGAAGGCGATCGAGCCGGCGCGCATCACCGCGCGCCAGATCGAGGCGGCCCGCCGCGCGATCACCCGTCACATGAAGCGTCAGGGCCGCGTCTGGATCCGGATCTTCCCGGACGTTCCGGTCTCGACCAAGCCGGCCGAAGTCCGCATGGGCTCGGGCAAGGGCTCGCCCGAGTTCTGGGCGGCCCGCGTCCATCCCGGCCGCATCATGTTCGAACTGGACGGCGTCCCCGGCGACCTGGCCAAGCGGGCTTTCGAACTCGCCGCCGCCAAGCTGCCGATCAAGACCCGGTTCATCACCCGCCTGGGCGAGGAGTTGGATCAATGA
- the rpsJ gene encoding 30S ribosomal protein S10, translating into MDSQNIRIRLRAFDHRVLDQSTSEIVNTAKRTGARVRGPIPLPTQIEKFTVNRSPHIDKKSREQFEIRTHKRLIDIVDPTPQTVDALMKLDLAAGVDVEIKL; encoded by the coding sequence ATGGACAGTCAGAATATCCGGATCCGCCTGCGGGCGTTCGACCATCGCGTGCTCGACCAGTCGACCAGCGAGATCGTCAACACCGCCAAGCGGACCGGCGCACGGGTTCGGGGTCCGATCCCCCTGCCCACGCAGATCGAGAAGTTTACGGTCAACCGTTCGCCGCACATCGACAAGAAGTCGCGCGAGCAGTTCGAGATCCGGACGCACAAGCGCCTGATCGACATCGTCGACCCGACCCCGCAGACCGTGGACGCGCTGATGAAGCTCGACCTCGCCGCCGGCGTCGACGTCGAGATCAAGCTCTAG
- the rplD gene encoding 50S ribosomal protein L4: MKTTVKNLNNEEVGEIDLDEAVFGVPLRTDLLSRMVNYQLAKRRSGNHKAKGISEISGTTKKPHRQKGTGRARQGSLRSPQFRGGAAIFGPVVRSHAHDLNKKVRKLALKTALSTKLAEGKLVVLEAATADSHKTREMVQRFKQLGLTSALIIDGANLDENFVRASRNVPLIDVLPEQGANVYDILRRDTLVLTRNAVEQLEARLK; the protein is encoded by the coding sequence ATGAAGACGACCGTCAAGAATCTGAACAACGAAGAGGTCGGCGAGATCGATCTCGACGAGGCGGTGTTCGGCGTTCCGCTGCGTACCGATCTCCTGTCCCGCATGGTCAACTACCAGCTCGCCAAGCGGCGGTCCGGTAACCACAAGGCCAAGGGCATTTCCGAGATCAGCGGCACGACCAAGAAGCCGCATCGCCAGAAGGGCACCGGCCGCGCCCGCCAGGGCTCGCTGCGGTCCCCGCAGTTCCGCGGCGGCGCCGCGATCTTCGGTCCGGTCGTGCGCAGCCATGCCCACGACTTGAACAAGAAGGTCCGCAAGCTGGCCCTGAAGACCGCGCTGTCGACCAAGCTGGCCGAAGGCAAGCTGGTGGTCCTGGAAGCCGCCACGGCCGACAGCCACAAGACCAGGGAGATGGTCCAGCGCTTCAAGCAGCTCGGCCTGACCTCGGCGCTGATCATCGACGGCGCCAACCTGGATGAGAACTTCGTGCGTGCGTCGAGGAATGTTCCGTTGATCGACGTGCTGCCGGAGCAGGGTGCCAATGTCTACGACATCCTGCGCCGCGACACGCTGGTTCTGACGCGCAACGCTGTCGAGCAGCTGGAGGCTCGTCTGAAATGA
- a CDS encoding rhomboid family intramembrane serine protease yields the protein MRSERSPRRQGLFRVPVPRRVVPYTPWLVEDAMFTLPLSDDNPTRRTPVVTYAVIAACVAMFLWQVSLGPRAGQAIVYSLGLIPAVLFGSAQLPPELRMVPASASVFTSMFLHGGWMHLLGNMLYLWIFGNNVEDSMGRGRFLVFYLLCGTAAALAQGFAAPQSQIPMIGASGAIGGVLGAYLVLHPRANVRMLFIILFFIRIVSVPAAVVLGLWFILQFVSGATTPTTGDDGGVAFWAHVGGFVAGAALIPFFKRREVPLFERRHTRPFEVAPPGAFRRRGSVPPAGGRSWPPGR from the coding sequence TTGCGCTCGGAACGTTCCCCGCGCCGGCAGGGTTTGTTCCGGGTGCCGGTCCCGCGGCGGGTCGTGCCGTACACTCCCTGGCTGGTCGAGGACGCGATGTTCACCCTTCCCCTTTCGGACGACAATCCGACCCGGCGCACTCCCGTCGTCACCTATGCGGTCATCGCCGCCTGCGTCGCGATGTTCCTGTGGCAGGTCTCGCTGGGTCCGCGGGCCGGCCAGGCCATCGTCTATTCCCTCGGCCTGATCCCGGCCGTCCTGTTCGGCTCCGCCCAGCTGCCGCCGGAACTGCGGATGGTCCCGGCTTCGGCCAGCGTCTTCACCTCGATGTTCCTGCACGGCGGCTGGATGCACCTGCTGGGCAACATGCTGTATCTCTGGATCTTCGGAAACAATGTCGAAGACAGCATGGGACGGGGCCGCTTCCTGGTCTTCTACCTGCTGTGCGGCACGGCGGCGGCGCTGGCCCAGGGGTTCGCGGCACCGCAGTCGCAGATCCCCATGATCGGGGCCAGCGGGGCGATCGGCGGCGTGCTGGGCGCCTACCTCGTCCTTCACCCGCGCGCCAACGTGCGGATGCTGTTCATCATCCTCTTCTTCATCCGCATCGTCAGCGTTCCGGCGGCGGTCGTGCTGGGGCTCTGGTTCATCCTGCAGTTCGTCAGCGGCGCCACGACCCCGACCACCGGCGACGACGGCGGCGTGGCGTTCTGGGCCCATGTCGGCGGGTTCGTGGCCGGCGCGGCCCTGATCCCCTTCTTCAAGCGACGCGAGGTGCCGCTGTTCGAGCGCCGGCACACCCGGCCGTTCGAGGTGGCGCCGCCCGGCGCGTTCAGGCGCCGGGGCAGCGTGCCGCCAGCCGGCGGCCGGTCCTGGCCGCCCGGCCGGTGA